AAATCCATGAAATGGCGCATCAACCGAATGAATATGCCTATATTTCGAATACTTTGGGCGATGCTAAAGTGTTTGCGCATGTGTTTATGGATAAATAAGCATATAAGCAAAATCTTATTTACATTTTATAAGTTAGTGTAGCTAAGGTGGTTATAAGAATATTGACAAATATGCCCTGTTAAGGGGGCATATTTGTATTTGTTATTGTAAAATGTTATAACACTAGGAGTTGCCATTTATGCTGTGTCGGTTTACAGCGGAGCATGAACTGACACATTTTACCTGACAAGAATATCGGCAAGTTATCCTATTTCACTACGACCTGCCTGCCAAATATTTATTAACAGGCTTTCGTTTCACAAAAGTATTCTCAAGGAGGACAAATTGTTCAAAATTGCTGTAATCATCGTATTTGTTTTGCTGGCAAAATCAGTAGCTTTTACTCAAGTGGATTTTATGTCATTCAAACCAATCTGTAATGAAATAACCCTGTATCAGAATTTCTTTGATGATGGCGATAATGCCGGCCAGACTCTGCAAATACTCTCAATTAATTCATTGAGACTTTTCACCGATTTTAATATCGAGTTCGTTGCGGATTTCAATCGTGAAAAAACTCCCGGTAAAAACAATGATTATTATATGGAAATCGGGATAGTTAAACCGGTTTGGAAAAAAATATCAGTGAATTGCCAGCGCATATATGGAACATTTATCGACAAGCCTGTAAATCAAATCGGCTGTAGATATAGCTTTTAATATCTCGGCAATTTGCAGCGGTGTATACTTCCATCCTAAACCAGACAGCCCAAGACAGGTCTTATAGCTCAGACGAACCGTATGTCTGCAACAACACGTTTTTATGCGCCAACAAATATATTGTCATACAATGAATACTGCATTATAATAGAATTAATATGTGATTAATGAAAAACATGGCTATCTATAATATAACCAAGAAGGTAACTAATTATGCAAAATCCTCTTTCCTGGGAAGAATATTTCATGACTTTGGCAATAGTGGCCTCATTAAAATCTAAAGACCCCAGTACGCAGGTCGGAGCGGTGATAGTTGACAATAAAAACAAAAAGGTAATCAGCTCAGGCTATAATGGTTTTCCTCGATACTTAGATGACGATAAAATTCCGCAAACAAGGCCGGAAAAGTACATGTATGTCGTCCATGCCGAACTCAATGCCATTCTTCATGCGCAAAGAGATTTAAACAACTGCACCCTGTATGCTACGGTGTTTCCCTGTTCGGAATGTATGAAAGCTGTAATTCAGACAGGAATAAAGACCGTGATATATTTAAACGAACTTGCCGGCAAGGATTGGGAACTTCACAAGAAAGCTACTCTGAAAATGGCAGAGTTAACCGGTGTAGTAGTCCGTAAATTTGAGGGTCAAAACGAGATTATGGATTATTTGCAATCGAAAGTGAATATTCGGGGGAAGAAATAAAAACTTTGAAATAATATCTAAGTATATCCATCATAAGCCTTTGGCGGTAAAGCTATACGCATGAAATATCGAGTCAAAGCCGGGTTTCAAGAAAGAGGAATTTTTATACCAAAATATATTTTCCCTTACAGTTTTCCTTTACTCTCCTCTATAAACTGCACTACCTCATCAACTGCAGGTATGCCTTGACGGCCGCCTATGCGCTGG
Above is a window of Candidatus Zixiibacteriota bacterium DNA encoding:
- a CDS encoding dCMP deaminase family protein — encoded protein: MQNPLSWEEYFMTLAIVASLKSKDPSTQVGAVIVDNKNKKVISSGYNGFPRYLDDDKIPQTRPEKYMYVVHAELNAILHAQRDLNNCTLYATVFPCSECMKAVIQTGIKTVIYLNELAGKDWELHKKATLKMAELTGVVVRKFEGQNEIMDYLQSKVNIRGKK